The stretch of DNA GCGCGATGTCGGGGATGGCACGGGTGATGTTCGATGCCGATCACCGCCCCAGCGGGCGCTGGGATTCGACGGGCGGGATCGGACGCGGCCCCTACGACCGTGGCCGGCGGACGCTGTCCGACGACCCCGGGGACCGTCGCTTCGGCGGCCGCCGGTACTGACGTCCCTCACCGTCAGCCCGCACGGTCAGCTCACAGGGTGCGTGCGGCCTCGGCGAGATCAGCGAAGACGTGCGCCGGCTCCGGCTCGACGGGAAGGTCCTCGGGCGTGGTGACGCCCGACATCACGAGTACGAAGTCGTAGCCGAGTTCCCGGGCGAAGAGGCCGTCGGAATCCGCGCGGTCACCGACGACGACGCCGTCGTCCCCGAGGCGCTGCCGGACGAGATCGGCCACGGGCCGATTGGGCTTGCCCGCGAGGACCGGATCCACCTCGGCCGCGTAGGCGATCATCGCGACCAGCGCACCGCCCCCGGGCTGGAGCCCGTCGGGCGTCGGATAGGTCGGATCGTGGTTGGTCCCGATGAACCGGGCGCCGGCGCGCACCGCACGCATCGCCCGTCCCGCGTCGTCGTACGCGAAGTCCGGGTGGAGTCCGACGATCACCGCGTCGGCGTCACCGTCGTCGACCGGCGTCGCACCGTTCGCCTCGACGGCCTCTGCGATCCCAT from Acidimicrobiales bacterium encodes:
- a CDS encoding HAD-IIA family hydrolase, with product MGSDLSAWVIDLDGVVWIGDRPIPGAAEAIAALVARGDDVVFVTNMSRLTVADQEAKLGRAGIEAGGRVITSAMAAGSLVHPGERVLVVGGDGIAEAVEANGATPVDDGDADAVIVGLHPDFAYDDAGRAMRAVRAGARFIGTNHDPTYPTPDGLQPGGGALVAMIAYAAEVDPVLAGKPNRPVADLVRQRLGDDGVVVGDRADSDGLFARELGYDFVLVMSGVTTPEDLPVEPEPAHVFADLAEAARTL